GCGCGATGGGTCACAAACGCTCGCGCGACCGGATGGAAGCGATGCGCGTGCGGCTCGTCGACGGCATGATCCGCAACGGCATCGATCGCGCCGCCGCCGAGCAGCTTTTTCATATGCTCGAAGGTTTTGCCGATTATGGTTTTCCCGAATCTCACGCGGCGAGCTTCGCCCTGCTGGCCTACGCCTCGGCATACGTCAAGTGCCACCTCCCGGCAATCTTCGCGGCGGCGATTCTCAACGTTCAGCCGATGGGCTTTTACTCGACCGAGGTGCTCGTTAACGACGCGCGCCGGCACGGCGTGACGATCCGCTCGATCGAAGTCAATGCGAGCGAGTACTGGTCGTACGTGGAGCATGAGGGCGCGCTGCGCTTAGGATTCCATCTCGTCCGTGGTCTGGGCGAGGCGCAGCGCCAACGTCTCGAAGGCGCCGTTGCGCGCGGCCCGTTTGCCGGCGTGCTCGAGTTCGCGCAGCGCACGCAGCTCGAACGGGAAGCGTTGGAGAATCTGGCGATTGCCGGCGCTTTTGCGCCGTGGTATCCGGCGCGGCGTGACGCGATGTGGGCGCTGCGTGGTCTCGACGAGCGCGAGGCACGCGGCGAACTCGGCGCGCTAATGGACGTCGACGAGCCCGCGGCTGCCTTGAAGCCGCTGGCCGCAAAGAAACGCACGGCCTTCGACCTATGGTCTACGGGGGTGACGCCCACGGGACAGGCGATGGAGCACTTCCGCGAATTCCTCAACTCACAGCGGGTCACGCTCGCCGCCCGGCTGCCGTCGCTGTCCCGCAACGCACGATGCCGGGTCGGCGGCCTGGTAGTCACTCGCCAGCGGCCGGGCACCGCTAAGGGCTTCGTTTTTCTCACGCTCGAAGATGAGACCGGCGTGGTCAACGTCATCGTCCGGCCGGACGTCTACGACGCGTACCGCCGGCCGATCCGCTCTTCCTCGACCCTCATCGTTGAAGGCACGCTGCAGAAGGAGAGCGGCTGCGTCGACGTGCTCGCCAAGAGAATCTGGAGCTTCGACGACGAAGGCGTCACCAAGCACGTCTCCGTTCACAGCTTTCAATGAAAGGCCGTATGCGCAAGGTGAATACGAACCGGCTCGATGCCGTCACTTGGGCCTCCCCCAAAGGCACGATGGCCGGCGAAGGCATCCAAGTCTCCGAGGCGCTCGGGCGCAAGCGCGACTCTACCGATCTGCTCGAGCGCCATCCGTTCGACGTCGAAATCCTGCGCATCCCGGCCGGCAAGGCGCCGTATCCCTATCATTCGCACAGCGCGCAGTGGGAGTTCTATCACGTGATCTCCGGCAGCGGCACGGTGCGCCACAAAGATGGAACCGAGCGCGTCGAAGCGGGGGATGCCTGCCTTTTTCTCCCAAGAGAGCCGCA
This DNA window, taken from Candidatus Cybelea sp., encodes the following:
- a CDS encoding cupin domain-containing protein codes for the protein MRKVNTNRLDAVTWASPKGTMAGEGIQVSEALGRKRDSTDLLERHPFDVEILRIPAGKAPYPYHSHSAQWEFYHVISGSGTVRHKDGTERVEAGDACLFLPREPHQFFNDGAEPLVMYVVADNPIGESSYYPDSNKWGVGMPERRILRSEAIDYFDGEE